One segment of Pleomorphomonas sp. PLEO DNA contains the following:
- the ytfQ gene encoding galactofuranose ABC transporter, galactofuranose-binding protein YtfQ: protein MRTLNLLAATAFATALSVSSAFALTVGFSQIGSESGWRAAETSVTKLEAQKRGIDLKFADAQQKQENQIKAVRSFIAQGVDAIFIAPVVATGWDAVLKEAKEAKIPVILLDRTIDAPKDLYLTAVTSDTVYEGKVAGEWLVKNVGDKPCNIVELQGTTGSSPAINRKKGFDDAIASHANLKIIRSQTGDFTRTKGKEVMESFIKAEGGGKNICALYAHNDDMAVGAIQAIKEAGLKPGKDILVLSVDAVPDIFQAFIAGEANATVELTPNMAGPAFDALDAYLKDKKEPAKWIQTESKLYTPADDPQKVYDEKKGLGY, encoded by the coding sequence ATGCGCACTCTTAATTTGCTCGCCGCGACCGCCTTTGCGACGGCTCTTTCAGTTTCGTCCGCCTTTGCCCTGACCGTCGGCTTCTCGCAGATTGGTTCGGAATCGGGCTGGCGCGCCGCCGAGACGAGCGTCACCAAGCTTGAGGCTCAAAAACGCGGCATCGACCTGAAGTTTGCTGACGCGCAGCAGAAGCAGGAAAACCAGATCAAGGCCGTTCGCTCGTTCATCGCTCAGGGCGTCGATGCCATCTTCATCGCTCCGGTCGTTGCCACCGGCTGGGATGCGGTTCTGAAGGAAGCCAAAGAAGCCAAAATTCCGGTGATTCTGCTCGATCGTACGATCGACGCTCCGAAGGACCTTTACCTCACCGCCGTCACGTCCGACACGGTCTACGAGGGCAAGGTCGCCGGCGAATGGCTTGTCAAGAACGTTGGCGACAAGCCTTGCAACATCGTCGAACTGCAGGGCACGACCGGCTCTTCGCCGGCCATCAACCGCAAGAAGGGCTTTGATGACGCTATCGCCAGCCATGCCAACCTGAAGATCATCCGTAGCCAGACCGGCGACTTTACCCGCACAAAGGGTAAGGAAGTCATGGAGAGCTTCATCAAGGCTGAAGGCGGCGGCAAGAACATCTGCGCCCTCTACGCCCACAACGACGACATGGCCGTTGGCGCCATCCAGGCGATCAAAGAAGCTGGCCTGAAGCCGGGCAAGGACATCCTGGTCCTCTCGGTCGACGCCGTCCCGGATATCTTCCAGGCGTTCATCGCCGGCGAAGCCAATGCCACAGTCGAGCTGACCCCCAACATGGCCGGTCCGGCCTTCGATGCCCTTGATGCCTACCTCAAGGACAAGAAGGAGCCTGCCAAGTGGATCCAGACCGAGTCCAAGCTCTACACGCCGGCTGATGACCCGCAGAAGGTCTACGACGAAAAGAAGGGCCTCGGTTACTGA
- the lipB gene encoding lipoyl(octanoyl) transferase LipB yields the protein MHAIPGSPPVEWRVEPGLTDYEHAVAFMEDRVAAISAGQKAELVWLVEHPPLYTAGTSADERDLVEPDRFPVYRTGRGGQYTYHGPGQRVVYVMLDLEARGKDIRAFVAGLERWIIGALATFNVRGERREDRVGVWVRRPDKGSGAEDKIAAIGIRVRRWVTFHGISLNVEPNLSHFSGIVPCGIRGHGVTSLVDLGLPIAMEDADVALKASFVEVFGPCATSRG from the coding sequence ATGCATGCCATCCCCGGTTCGCCACCGGTCGAGTGGCGTGTCGAACCGGGCCTCACCGATTACGAGCATGCGGTTGCTTTCATGGAAGACCGCGTCGCCGCGATTTCGGCGGGGCAGAAAGCGGAGCTCGTTTGGCTGGTCGAGCACCCTCCCCTTTACACCGCGGGAACCAGTGCCGATGAGCGAGACCTCGTTGAGCCCGATCGCTTTCCCGTTTACCGGACCGGGCGCGGAGGGCAGTACACCTATCACGGACCCGGCCAGCGGGTCGTATACGTCATGCTGGATCTTGAAGCTCGCGGCAAGGATATCAGGGCTTTTGTGGCGGGGTTGGAGCGCTGGATCATCGGCGCGCTGGCCACCTTCAACGTTCGCGGCGAACGGCGCGAAGATCGTGTCGGCGTCTGGGTGCGCCGACCCGACAAGGGGAGCGGCGCGGAGGATAAGATTGCTGCCATCGGCATTCGCGTCCGTCGCTGGGTTACCTTCCACGGCATCAGTCTTAACGTCGAGCCGAACCTCAGCCATTTCTCCGGCATCGTGCCTTGCGGTATCCGGGGCCACGGCGTCACCAGTCTGGTCGACCTCGGGTTGCCGATTGCCATGGAGGATGCCGACGTCGCCCTCAAGGCGAGCTTTGTCGAAGTGTTCGGACCTTGCGCTACATCGAGGGGCTGA
- a CDS encoding FliM/FliN family flagellar motor switch protein, whose translation MAILEKIKVEISVVLGGQTMPIHQLLRMGRGAVIELDHSADDDVDILANNLPVAKGQVVLKGDRVTVSITEVLARPASYRRVDDVVKI comes from the coding sequence ATGGCCATTCTGGAGAAGATCAAAGTCGAGATCTCTGTCGTGCTCGGCGGGCAGACCATGCCGATCCATCAGCTGTTGCGGATGGGACGTGGCGCGGTGATCGAGCTGGACCATTCGGCCGACGATGACGTCGATATCCTCGCCAACAACCTGCCGGTCGCAAAGGGGCAGGTGGTGTTGAAGGGGGACCGCGTGACCGTGTCCATCACCGAAGTCCTGGCTCGCCCCGCGTCCTACCGCCGTGTCGACGATGTTGTGAAGATCTAA
- a CDS encoding putative bifunctional diguanylate cyclase/phosphodiesterase — MRLFRVGRATRDAAALIFIGVLLFVGCEWLNLYENLAALLRKYEYLQADELLLALLIVGFLGFAFGYRRLHDLKVEMAHRRRAERDVSWIAAHDPLTRLPNRIGLKQEVERLRASNNVGKPHLAMVIDIHGFKYINDIYGNEISDEILVVVADRLREIFVGGYLFRLGGDQFYASQEGSLTRDWEKLARRTIKQISTPILIGDRSYEVSAYIGMARYPDDAANIKYLLRCALSAASFAKREHSNDPKWFDPAIDEATAKYADLDKQLRAALKSGEVNPYYQPMIDLTSGRIVGFEALARWRRPDGTFVPPSEFIALAEETGMIGELSDVLFRQACRDAAKWPRAVRLSFNVSPAQFSNRSFGRKMLETLAETGLSPSQLEVEVTESMFVKDVQLVAVLLDELREAGVHIAIDDFGTGYSSLSQLSRLRFDKLKIDRSFVSSFLDDARQAMIIRAMIGLGRGLGMKTIAEGIEEASQAETLQLLGCHQGQGFLFSRAVPAEQAMGLLQTTWPVRSEDKTAIN, encoded by the coding sequence ATGCGGCTTTTCAGGGTGGGAAGAGCAACCCGAGATGCAGCAGCTCTCATTTTCATCGGTGTTTTGCTTTTCGTTGGCTGCGAGTGGCTCAATCTTTATGAGAATCTCGCAGCACTTCTGCGAAAATACGAGTATCTTCAGGCTGATGAACTGCTTCTCGCGCTGCTAATTGTCGGTTTTCTGGGCTTCGCTTTCGGTTATCGCCGGCTTCACGATCTGAAGGTAGAGATGGCTCACCGCAGACGCGCCGAACGCGACGTATCCTGGATCGCAGCTCATGACCCCCTAACGCGTCTTCCCAACCGCATTGGTCTCAAGCAAGAGGTCGAACGCCTGCGAGCGAGCAACAACGTCGGCAAGCCCCACTTGGCCATGGTAATCGATATCCATGGATTTAAATATATTAACGACATATACGGAAATGAGATTAGCGACGAAATACTGGTGGTCGTTGCAGACAGGCTACGTGAAATTTTTGTTGGCGGCTATCTGTTCAGACTAGGCGGCGACCAATTCTATGCCTCGCAAGAGGGTTCATTGACGAGGGATTGGGAAAAGCTCGCGCGCCGAACTATCAAGCAGATATCCACCCCAATTCTGATTGGTGACCGTAGCTACGAAGTCTCCGCCTATATCGGGATGGCTCGATATCCCGATGACGCCGCCAATATCAAATATCTTCTTCGATGCGCACTCTCCGCGGCTTCGTTTGCGAAAAGAGAGCATTCCAACGATCCTAAATGGTTTGATCCGGCTATCGATGAAGCGACAGCCAAATACGCTGATCTGGACAAACAGTTGCGTGCCGCGCTCAAGTCTGGCGAAGTGAACCCTTATTATCAGCCGATGATCGATTTGACGTCTGGTCGCATTGTCGGATTTGAAGCCCTGGCGCGCTGGCGCCGTCCCGATGGTACCTTCGTTCCCCCATCGGAGTTCATCGCCCTGGCTGAAGAGACCGGCATGATTGGCGAGCTCTCGGACGTGCTGTTCCGTCAGGCGTGTAGGGACGCCGCTAAATGGCCTCGCGCCGTGAGGCTGTCATTTAACGTCTCGCCGGCCCAGTTCAGCAACCGAAGCTTCGGACGAAAAATGCTGGAAACACTTGCGGAAACGGGCCTTTCCCCCAGTCAGCTCGAGGTGGAGGTTACCGAGTCGATGTTCGTCAAAGACGTGCAGCTCGTAGCCGTTTTGCTCGACGAGCTCAGAGAGGCGGGGGTTCACATCGCCATTGACGACTTCGGGACCGGCTATTCCAGTCTATCGCAGCTGTCGCGTTTGAGATTTGACAAGCTGAAGATCGATCGGAGCTTCGTGTCGTCCTTCCTGGACGACGCGAGACAGGCCATGATCATACGAGCGATGATTGGCCTTGGTCGAGGACTAGGAATGAAGACCATTGCCGAGGGAATTGAAGAGGCATCCCAGGCCGAGACGCTTCAATTGCTTGGTTGTCATCAGGGGCAGGGGTTCTTGTTCAGCCGCGCAGTCCCCGCCGAACAGGCAATGGGTCTGCTTCAAACGACTTGGCCTGTGCGCTCGGAAGATAAAACAGCAATAAACTAG
- the mgtE gene encoding magnesium transporter, with product MAEVEPNAPETLGLAGLPPLRAEDGELDPLFLDAIHSAIEAADARTLAALAADLHEADVGDIIEALPADERMPFIQLLGEHFDFAALTEVDDTVRAQLIEELSPEAVAEGVRDLDSDDAVYILEDLDNEDQEEILAKLPAVDRMALRRSLDFPEETAGRRMQTDFIAVPPFWTAGQTIDYLRDHKDLPDEFYEVFVIDPGFRFLGGVALNRLLRAPRPTRMADIMNDERQRVFATDDQEDVARMFERYNLVSAAVVDEAERLVGVITVDDVVDVIQAEAEEDIRALAGVGDEEISDSVFYTLRTRWVWLLFNMLTAFLASSVISMFSGSISKMVALAVLMPIVASMGGNAATQTMTVTVRALATRDLDAHNVWRIFGRELSVGLLNGGSFALIVGAAAALWFQDLALGGVIGVAMIVNLLSAAMAGILIPLAFERFDIDPAVASGVFVTMVTDVVGFLAFLGLASWILLG from the coding sequence ATGGCCGAAGTCGAGCCCAACGCGCCTGAAACGCTCGGCCTTGCCGGCCTGCCGCCACTCAGGGCCGAAGATGGCGAACTGGATCCTCTCTTCCTTGACGCGATCCACTCGGCGATCGAGGCAGCCGATGCACGGACCCTCGCAGCGCTGGCCGCCGATCTGCACGAGGCCGATGTCGGCGATATCATCGAGGCGTTGCCGGCCGATGAGCGAATGCCGTTCATTCAGCTGCTTGGCGAGCATTTCGACTTCGCCGCGCTTACTGAAGTCGATGACACCGTCCGTGCCCAGCTTATTGAGGAACTGTCGCCCGAGGCGGTGGCGGAGGGTGTCCGCGACCTCGATTCGGACGACGCAGTCTACATCCTCGAGGATCTCGACAACGAAGACCAAGAGGAGATCCTTGCCAAGCTACCGGCGGTCGACCGCATGGCGTTGCGTCGCAGCCTTGATTTCCCCGAGGAGACCGCCGGTCGGCGGATGCAGACCGATTTTATCGCCGTTCCACCATTCTGGACCGCCGGGCAGACCATCGACTACTTGAGAGACCACAAAGACCTGCCGGACGAGTTTTACGAAGTTTTCGTCATTGACCCCGGTTTCCGCTTTCTAGGAGGCGTGGCGCTCAATCGCCTTCTGCGTGCGCCGCGTCCTACCCGGATGGCCGACATCATGAACGACGAGCGGCAGCGTGTGTTCGCAACGGACGACCAGGAGGACGTGGCGCGCATGTTCGAGCGCTATAACCTCGTCTCGGCGGCGGTGGTTGACGAAGCGGAACGGCTGGTGGGCGTTATCACCGTCGATGACGTGGTGGATGTGATCCAGGCTGAGGCGGAGGAGGATATCCGTGCGTTGGCGGGTGTCGGTGACGAAGAAATCTCGGACTCGGTATTTTATACGCTCCGCACACGATGGGTTTGGCTTTTGTTCAACATGCTGACGGCGTTCCTCGCCTCGTCGGTGATCAGCATGTTCTCCGGCTCGATCTCGAAAATGGTGGCGCTTGCGGTGCTTATGCCGATCGTCGCCTCGATGGGCGGCAACGCGGCGACGCAGACGATGACCGTGACGGTACGGGCTTTGGCCACTCGCGATCTCGATGCACACAATGTTTGGCGGATTTTCGGTCGAGAATTAAGCGTTGGTTTACTCAACGGCGGCAGTTTCGCATTGATCGTCGGGGCGGCGGCCGCGCTTTGGTTCCAGGACTTGGCTCTGGGAGGGGTGATCGGCGTAGCGATGATCGTCAACCTGTTATCCGCGGCAATGGCCGGCATCCTGATACCTCTGGCATTCGAACGGTTCGATATCGATCCGGCGGTCGCTTCAGGGGTTTTCGTGACGATGGTGACCGATGTCGTGGGGTTTTTGGCGTTCCTCGGGCTCGCGTCATGGATTTTACTTGGGTGA
- a CDS encoding GH25 family lysozyme has product MAEGHRGGDWYDPKFDANWYGAAMAGLPRGAYHFWYFCRPAMEQVSWFLQHVPYDPYALPPVLDIEWVDSKNCPGHPPREVIISEVRIWLDAIERYYGKRPIIYTSISFYNDRLRGAFPGYFVWIASYKGHPVVRDPSLRWNFWQHTEAGRVAGIRGRVDRNVFNGSIREWQAFLQGRLRPES; this is encoded by the coding sequence TTGGCTGAAGGCCACCGAGGGGGGGACTGGTACGACCCCAAGTTCGACGCCAACTGGTATGGCGCGGCCATGGCGGGCTTGCCGCGCGGCGCCTATCATTTTTGGTATTTTTGCCGTCCGGCGATGGAACAGGTGAGCTGGTTCCTGCAGCACGTGCCTTACGATCCTTATGCATTGCCGCCGGTACTCGACATCGAGTGGGTCGATTCCAAGAACTGTCCCGGCCATCCGCCGCGCGAAGTGATCATTTCGGAAGTGCGAATCTGGCTCGACGCTATCGAGCGCTACTACGGCAAGCGTCCGATCATCTACACGTCGATCAGCTTCTACAACGATCGCCTAAGAGGGGCTTTCCCTGGCTATTTTGTTTGGATAGCCTCCTACAAGGGGCATCCGGTGGTCCGCGATCCCAGCTTGCGTTGGAATTTCTGGCAGCACACCGAAGCCGGACGGGTCGCTGGTATCCGCGGACGGGTCGATCGCAACGTCTTCAACGGTTCGATCCGCGAATGGCAAGCTTTCCTGCAAGGTCGGCTCCGCCCAGAAAGTTAG
- a CDS encoding lysozyme inhibitor LprI family protein, translated as MRRIVILCLIAAAFFARPLRAEENNPAKPTDADRDVITACIDKAGEEGASALRCVGAVSDPCLAEPGNDNTVMMAACLERESTIWDERLNADYRALLAGLESEAKDKLKAGQKAWLTVRDTTCDVESGFWLGGTGFGGAVAGCMLRETGARDLSLVALRAYLEQ; from the coding sequence ATGCGGCGGATTGTCATTCTTTGTTTAATTGCAGCCGCGTTTTTCGCCCGTCCTCTCCGCGCTGAGGAAAACAACCCGGCCAAACCGACCGATGCCGACCGCGACGTGATCACCGCCTGTATCGACAAGGCGGGAGAGGAGGGAGCGAGTGCGCTCCGTTGCGTCGGTGCCGTATCCGATCCTTGCCTTGCCGAGCCAGGCAACGACAACACAGTGATGATGGCCGCCTGCCTCGAACGCGAGTCCACGATTTGGGACGAGCGTCTCAATGCCGACTATCGGGCGCTGCTCGCGGGGCTTGAGAGCGAGGCAAAGGACAAACTCAAAGCCGGCCAGAAGGCCTGGCTGACTGTGCGCGATACCACCTGCGACGTAGAGAGCGGGTTCTGGTTGGGCGGAACCGGCTTTGGCGGCGCGGTGGCGGGCTGCATGCTGAGAGAAACTGGCGCGCGGGATCTGTCACTTGTCGCTCTGCGTGCTTATCTCGAGCAGTGA
- a CDS encoding ATP-dependent Clp protease proteolytic subunit has translation MISKDQEYVRLDDEEEEKDEKAKDATQAPQVDKYLFKSRTVLITGQVTQEMAKDVTSRLLALAEANATDPITVIVSSPGGHVESGDMIHDMIGFVAAPVNIIGTGWVASAGALIYVSVPKERRFCTPNTRFLLHQPSGGTGGMATDIEIQAREIIKMRDRLNRIFADATGQPVERIEKDTDRDYWMSAEEGIAYGLVGRVVRTATDI, from the coding sequence ATGATTTCCAAGGATCAGGAATACGTCCGCCTCGACGACGAGGAAGAGGAGAAGGACGAAAAGGCCAAGGATGCGACCCAAGCACCGCAGGTCGATAAGTATCTCTTCAAGTCGCGCACGGTTCTGATCACCGGCCAGGTGACCCAGGAAATGGCCAAAGACGTGACGTCACGTCTGCTGGCACTGGCGGAGGCGAATGCGACCGATCCGATCACCGTCATCGTGTCGTCGCCTGGCGGCCACGTTGAATCCGGCGATATGATCCATGACATGATCGGCTTCGTGGCAGCCCCGGTGAACATCATAGGTACGGGCTGGGTGGCGAGTGCTGGTGCACTGATCTACGTGTCGGTGCCCAAGGAGCGTCGCTTCTGCACGCCCAACACCCGGTTCCTTCTTCATCAGCCGTCCGGTGGTACCGGCGGTATGGCCACTGACATCGAGATCCAGGCGCGCGAGATCATCAAGATGCGCGATCGTCTCAATCGGATCTTCGCCGATGCCACCGGGCAGCCTGTCGAACGCATCGAGAAGGATACCGATCGCGACTACTGGATGAGCGCCGAGGAAGGCATCGCCTATGGTCTTGTCGGCCGGGTCGTGCGGACTGCCACGGACATCTGA
- a CDS encoding YdcF family protein produces MFYVLSKLGFLFLRPSNALLLALLFGVGLRVFGWRRRGAELIGIALGILVICSWTGVPTILLRPLEQRFSVPDDPDRLNPAGILVLGGVVDSSLSTELHSAELIDGAERLVVAAELARRYPNARILLSGGSNGVFANNDVAESAVARDLLIEFGVPAARISIEDHSRNTHENAVFSFSAAEPAPQEQWLLVTSAFHMPRAIGTFRAAGWNGVVAWPVDYRNGATTDWFGGRTAAEGLTMTDMAVREWIGLVAYRFAGYTDALLPRP; encoded by the coding sequence GTGTTCTATGTGCTCTCCAAGCTCGGCTTCCTGTTCCTACGCCCATCCAACGCGCTTCTTCTGGCGTTGTTGTTCGGTGTGGGATTACGAGTGTTTGGTTGGCGGCGGCGGGGCGCTGAGCTGATTGGCATTGCGCTCGGCATTCTTGTCATTTGCTCTTGGACTGGTGTTCCAACGATCCTGCTGAGACCGCTCGAACAGCGCTTTTCGGTGCCGGACGACCCCGATCGCCTGAATCCGGCCGGCATTCTGGTACTGGGCGGTGTGGTTGACAGCAGTCTGTCGACCGAACTCCATTCGGCCGAGCTCATTGATGGGGCCGAACGGCTGGTCGTTGCCGCTGAGCTTGCCCGGCGCTATCCCAATGCCCGGATTTTGCTATCGGGCGGCTCAAACGGCGTATTTGCCAATAACGATGTCGCCGAATCGGCCGTTGCCAGGGATCTTCTGATCGAGTTTGGCGTACCGGCGGCCCGAATTTCCATCGAGGACCACTCTCGCAATACACACGAGAACGCCGTCTTCAGCTTTTCCGCCGCTGAGCCGGCACCGCAGGAACAATGGCTGCTGGTGACCTCTGCCTTCCACATGCCGCGCGCCATCGGTACGTTCCGCGCCGCAGGTTGGAACGGCGTGGTGGCGTGGCCGGTCGACTATCGAAACGGTGCCACCACGGACTGGTTCGGTGGCAGAACAGCCGCCGAAGGACTGACCATGACCGATATGGCCGTCCGCGAATGGATCGGCCTCGTAGCCTATCGCTTTGCCGGGTACACGGACGCGTTGCTGCCACGGCCATGA
- a CDS encoding DUF3253 domain-containing protein, producing MTDVDPRRVKAGQIRDVLLQMAAESPAGKSISPDAVARAIAGKDEKVWRRLMKPIKDEAARLAKDGKVIMIRKGKPVDPDRVRGLYRIRLRAEGEPMPVYEAPKPEDDLLDDDFILDDDED from the coding sequence GTGACCGACGTCGATCCGCGCCGCGTCAAGGCCGGCCAAATCCGTGACGTCCTGCTGCAAATGGCCGCCGAGTCGCCTGCCGGCAAGTCCATCAGCCCGGACGCCGTCGCTCGCGCCATCGCCGGCAAGGACGAGAAGGTTTGGCGCCGCCTGATGAAGCCGATCAAGGACGAGGCGGCGCGCCTCGCCAAGGATGGCAAGGTGATCATGATCAGGAAGGGCAAACCTGTCGATCCCGACCGCGTGCGCGGCCTTTACCGCATCCGCCTGCGGGCTGAAGGAGAGCCGATGCCGGTGTACGAGGCTCCGAAGCCGGAAGATGATCTGCTGGACGACGATTTTATATTGGACGACGACGAGGACTGA
- a CDS encoding DUF599 domain-containing protein, which produces MTTAFTPFDIAAFVWFLAMWFGQAWLTENSPWSKHSLTHFINIGRHGWVRQAATRDLRMVDTAIVAGLQNGTAFFASTSLLAIGGGFTLLNSVDHAVGLVSALSELTATNPVAFEYKVMGLLGIYAYAFFKFGWAYRMFNFGSILLGALPPPSEADTTEMDKAVARASSIIVVAGTNFNRGLRAFFMSIGYLGCFLGPLPFILSSTFIAVVLARRQFTSNAVKAMRRYE; this is translated from the coding sequence ATGACGACCGCCTTCACGCCTTTCGACATCGCTGCCTTCGTCTGGTTCCTCGCCATGTGGTTCGGACAGGCTTGGCTTACCGAAAACAGCCCCTGGTCCAAGCATTCGCTCACCCATTTCATCAATATCGGTCGGCACGGCTGGGTAAGGCAGGCCGCAACGCGGGATCTCCGCATGGTTGATACGGCCATCGTGGCCGGCCTGCAGAATGGCACCGCCTTCTTCGCGTCAACTTCGCTTCTCGCCATCGGCGGTGGCTTCACGCTGCTGAACTCGGTCGATCACGCTGTCGGCCTCGTTTCGGCGCTCTCAGAACTCACGGCCACTAATCCCGTTGCCTTCGAGTACAAGGTGATGGGCCTGCTTGGCATCTATGCCTATGCCTTCTTCAAGTTCGGCTGGGCCTATCGCATGTTCAACTTCGGCTCCATCCTGCTTGGCGCGTTGCCGCCGCCGTCCGAGGCGGACACCACGGAAATGGACAAGGCGGTGGCACGAGCGTCGTCGATTATCGTGGTGGCCGGAACCAACTTCAATCGCGGCCTTCGCGCCTTCTTCATGTCGATCGGCTATCTCGGCTGCTTCCTCGGACCGCTGCCGTTTATCCTTAGCTCGACCTTCATCGCGGTGGTGCTCGCGCGCCGCCAGTTTACCTCCAACGCCGTCAAGGCCATGAGGAGATACGAGTGA
- a CDS encoding ABC-F family ATP-binding cassette domain-containing protein — translation MLIISDLTYRIVGRTLIEGASVTIHDGAKVGLVGRNGTGKTTLFNIVAGELAAESGSIDLKRGSRIGRVAQEAPGSDTSLIDFVLAADTERTALMTEAETATDPHRIAEIQVRLADIEAHSAEARAATILSGLGFDATDQRRPCADFSGGWRMRVALAAVLFTEPDLLLLDEPTNYLDLEGTLWLTNYVQRYPYTVVLISHDRDLLDTAVDHICHLSDGKLTLWKGGYTSFARQRQEKMLLQEKAREKIEARRKHLQAFVDRFRYKASKATQAQSRIKMLERLDIVDAVVEDNVRQISFPNPKAKLAPPIVTYDKVDLGYDPEKPVLKRLTLRIDDDDRIALLGKNGNGKSTFAKALADRLTPFSGNIIKAGKLEIAFFAQHQLDELHPDETAVAHVRRLMPDAPDARVRSRVAQMGLDTNKMDTPARELSGGEKARLLLGLATFHGPNLLILDEPTNHLDIDSRESLIQALNDFEGAVILVSHDRHLVDATMDRLWLVDKGTITPFDGDMDDYKRFILSGDADRTSTKPDEQKVTNADRRRLAAERRVQLAPLRKRIQGIEADMDKLRKLIARIDAALADPALFTSDPAKGARLSKERADALRGLDTLEEEWLTLSAEYEEAEVTEG, via the coding sequence ATGCTGATCATCTCCGATCTCACCTACCGTATCGTCGGCCGCACCCTCATCGAGGGCGCCTCCGTCACCATCCACGATGGCGCCAAGGTTGGCCTTGTCGGTCGCAACGGCACCGGCAAGACGACGCTGTTCAACATCGTTGCCGGCGAGCTTGCAGCCGAGAGCGGCTCGATCGACCTCAAGCGCGGCTCTCGCATCGGCCGCGTTGCCCAGGAGGCACCGGGCTCCGACACCTCGCTGATCGACTTCGTGCTGGCCGCCGATACCGAGCGAACCGCGCTGATGACCGAGGCGGAGACGGCCACCGATCCGCACCGCATCGCTGAAATCCAGGTCCGTCTCGCTGACATAGAGGCACACTCGGCCGAGGCCCGGGCCGCCACCATTCTGTCCGGTCTCGGCTTCGATGCCACCGATCAACGGCGGCCCTGCGCCGACTTTTCCGGTGGCTGGCGGATGCGAGTCGCGCTTGCCGCCGTGTTGTTCACCGAGCCGGACCTGTTGCTGCTCGACGAACCGACCAACTACCTCGACCTCGAGGGCACGCTCTGGCTCACCAACTATGTCCAGCGCTATCCCTATACGGTGGTGCTGATCAGCCATGACCGCGACCTTCTCGACACCGCCGTCGATCATATCTGTCACTTATCCGACGGAAAGCTGACGCTGTGGAAAGGCGGATACACCTCATTTGCCCGCCAGCGGCAGGAGAAAATGCTGCTGCAGGAAAAGGCGCGCGAAAAGATCGAGGCGCGGCGCAAGCACTTGCAAGCCTTCGTCGATCGCTTCCGCTACAAGGCCAGCAAGGCAACACAGGCGCAGTCGCGCATCAAGATGCTGGAGAGGCTCGACATTGTCGACGCCGTGGTGGAGGACAATGTCCGGCAGATCAGCTTCCCAAATCCCAAGGCCAAGCTGGCGCCGCCCATCGTCACCTACGACAAGGTCGATCTCGGTTACGACCCGGAAAAACCGGTATTGAAGCGGTTGACGTTACGCATTGACGACGACGACCGCATTGCCCTTCTGGGCAAGAACGGCAATGGCAAATCGACTTTCGCCAAGGCCCTGGCCGACCGCCTGACGCCCTTCTCCGGCAATATCATCAAGGCTGGTAAACTGGAGATCGCCTTCTTCGCCCAGCATCAGCTCGATGAACTCCATCCTGATGAGACGGCCGTCGCGCACGTTCGCCGCCTGATGCCGGACGCGCCCGATGCCCGCGTGCGCTCACGTGTTGCCCAGATGGGTCTCGACACCAATAAGATGGACACGCCGGCCCGTGAACTCTCGGGTGGTGAAAAAGCCCGCCTGCTTCTGGGTCTCGCAACCTTCCATGGACCCAATCTCCTGATCCTCGACGAGCCGACCAACCATCTCGACATCGATAGCCGCGAGAGTTTGATTCAGGCGCTCAACGACTTCGAGGGGGCGGTTATTTTGGTTAGCCACGACCGACATCTGGTCGACGCGACCATGGATCGTCTCTGGCTGGTGGACAAAGGTACCATTACGCCCTTCGATGGCGATATGGACGACTACAAACGCTTCATCCTGTCCGGCGACGCCGACCGGACATCGACGAAGCCTGACGAACAAAAAGTCACCAACGCCGATCGTCGTCGCCTCGCCGCTGAACGGCGCGTCCAGCTCGCCCCGCTCAGGAAACGCATCCAGGGCATCGAAGCGGACATGGACAAGCTGCGAAAGCTGATCGCCCGTATTGACGCGGCGCTTGCCGATCCCGCCCTGTTCACAAGCGATCCCGCCAAAGGCGCAAGGCTCTCCAAGGAAAGGGCCGACGCCCTTCGTGGCCTGGATACACTTGAGGAAGAGTGGCTGACGCTCTCGGCCGAATATGAAGAGGCCGAGGTGACGGAAGGCTGA